AATACCACATCCATGATTATCTTTTTATGGGGCGGACATATTGTCTGGAGTTTAGCTATTACGATGGCTGCTTCACAGGTAGTGGGTGCGCGACTGGGTTCGAATTTAGTGATTCATCGCGGCGTCGCTTTAATCAAACCCTTAATTGTGCTGATGACGCTGGCCATTGCCATTAAGTTGTTAGTTGAAAGAAGTAGCTGAGGCAATGCTTGGGGCAATAGTTGCGAGGGACTCAGCTTTATTAGTAATATTTATTAATGCTAGCGAGTTCTTATTTTTTTGAGTTTGATAAAAACATACTGACCGCATAGTCACAAATTTCATCAATTTTACTGTTATCAGTATAGATACCATCAATAAATAGCTTCGCTATGCCGTGTACCGTGCCCCACAATACTTGTGATACCCGCAAGGCATTATCATCGACGTTAAATAGTCCTTTCTTTTGCCATTCTTGCGTCATTGCCACTTGAAATTGAAAACAAGGGTAGGCTGAGTCTCGAAGTTCCTGGGTGCTACTTTTGTCTTTCCAGATAGTACGTCCGAACATTAATTCATAAAGGTCAGGATTGTTATGAGCAAACTGAATGTAATCATGAATAAATCGATAAAAATGTTCTCTTATAGATAATTCTCCATCTTCATAACCACATTTGTTTATCTGATGTAATTGTTCAAAACCTTTTTCTGCCATGCCACAAAGCAGGGCATTTTTATCTTTAAAGTGATGATAGGGTGCAGTTCTGGAAACTCCCACGCGGGATGCAAGCTTACGTAACGATACTTCTTTTATGCCATTTTCTTGCAACATTTCTGTTGCAACAACCAGTAAAGTTTCGCGGAGATCACCGTGGTGATACGTTGATTTTTCATTAATATTATTCATAAGGCTAATTTAGCAATTATCCCTAAAACAAGCAATCTTGACACTGTCATATTTACGGTGTATCTTTTATTTATCTTAACTTGACAGTGTCAACTTTGGTTTAAGGGATTTATACACAAGATACCCGAAATAAATATTTTCGAGTGGCTTGGCTATATCTCCTCATTTGTTTAACTTAATCAGTGAAAGTCCTGAAATTTCACACTAGCTATATAAAGAGAGTAAGCGATGTCTGAGCAACAATTTTCAAAACTGTTTGAACCACTTGATCTTGGTTTCACCACACTAAAGAACCGAGTTTTAATGGGATCAATGCACACGGGTTTAGAAGAGCACCCTGAAGGAACTAAGCGTATGGTTGCCTTTTATGGAGAACGCGCTAAAGGTGGGTGTGGTCTTATTGTAACCGGTGGTTATGGTCCAACTAAGCGCGGTGCTACTCACCACGACACTAAGATGATTGAAACAGCGGAAGATATTGCTAAACATAGAGTTATAACAGATG
The DNA window shown above is from Colwellia psychrerythraea 34H and carries:
- a CDS encoding TetR/AcrR family transcriptional regulator — protein: MNNINEKSTYHHGDLRETLLVVATEMLQENGIKEVSLRKLASRVGVSRTAPYHHFKDKNALLCGMAEKGFEQLHQINKCGYEDGELSIREHFYRFIHDYIQFAHNNPDLYELMFGRTIWKDKSSTQELRDSAYPCFQFQVAMTQEWQKKGLFNVDDNALRVSQVLWGTVHGIAKLFIDGIYTDNSKIDEICDYAVSMFLSNSKK